A single window of Sphingobacteriales bacterium DNA harbors:
- a CDS encoding MGMT family protein, which translates to MNDFYKSVFVVVKKIPYGKVCTYGDIAEYIGAKSASRMVGYAMNLSHQFDANIPAHRVVNRNGLLTGKYHFGAPTIMQQLLESEGFIIQNDKIINFEENRWYPLKELK; encoded by the coding sequence ATGAATGATTTTTATAAAAGTGTCTTTGTTGTTGTAAAAAAAATCCCATATGGCAAAGTGTGCACCTATGGTGATATTGCAGAATACATTGGTGCAAAATCAGCATCAAGAATGGTTGGGTATGCCATGAATCTATCTCATCAGTTTGATGCTAATATTCCAGCACATAGAGTAGTGAATAGAAATGGTCTGCTTACAGGAAAATATCACTTTGGTGCACCAACAATTATGCAACAATTGCTAGAAAGTGAAGGATTTATTATTCAGAATGACAAAATAATTAACTTTGAAGAAAACAGATGGTATCCACTAAAAGAATTAAAATAA
- a CDS encoding Hsp20 family protein, with translation MRTLVRTHRNTPTTTNFFDDFFVRDFFGFPNAESKSPKTIPAVNVKETEHEFIVDVAIPGVKKEDVKVELNENVLTISSEVKKEEGEQQEIYTRKEFSYTTFKRSFTIDNDAIDTEKIDAKVDNGVLSVHLSKKAKVEPEQKVKTITVV, from the coding sequence ATGAGAACTTTAGTAAGAACACACAGAAACACACCAACAACGACAAATTTTTTTGATGATTTCTTTGTAAGAGATTTCTTCGGCTTTCCAAATGCAGAAAGTAAGTCACCAAAAACAATTCCCGCAGTAAATGTCAAAGAAACAGAACATGAATTTATAGTAGATGTAGCCATTCCAGGCGTAAAAAAAGAAGACGTAAAAGTAGAATTAAACGAAAATGTTTTAACTATTTCATCAGAAGTGAAGAAAGAAGAAGGTGAGCAGCAAGAAATTTATACAAGAAAAGAGTTTAGCTATACTACTTTTAAAAGAAGTTTTACAATTGACAATGATGCTATTGACACAGAAAAAATTGACGCAAAAGTAGATAATGGTGTACTAAGTGTACATTTATCTAAAAAAGCAAAAGTAGAACCAGAACAAAAAGTAAAAACAATTACAGTAGTGTAA
- the rpoC gene encoding DNA-directed RNA polymerase subunit beta' has protein sequence MPFKKDNKIKADFSTITIKLASPDVILERSFGEVKKPETINYRTYKPEMEGLFCERIFGPSKDYECYCGKYKRIRYKGIVCDRCGVEVTEKKVRRERMGHIKLVVPVVHIWYFKSLPNKIGYMLGLSSKNLESIVYYERFAVIQPGILEEGITINGEKKTYKVLDLITEEEYLDVLEALPKDNQHLPDEDPNKFIAKMGGEGVRDLLARINLVALAADLRHRASNESSKQRKSEALKRLSIVEAFREANEHTENRPEWMIVQYLPVIPPELRPLVPLDGGRFASSDLNDLYRRVIIRNNRLKRLIDIKAPEVILRNEKRMLQEAVDSLFDNSRKSNAVKADGGRALKSLSDSLKGKQGRFRQNLLGKRVDYSGRSVIVVGPELKLHECGLPKDMAAELFKPFIIRKLLERGIVKTVKSAKKLVDKKEAVVWDILENVMKGHPVLLNRAPTLHRLSIQAFQPKLIEGKAIQLHPLVTTAFNADFDGDQMAVHVPLSNAAILEAQILMLASHNILNPQNGTPMTIPSQDMVLGLYYLTKGRKTVGDDIVKGEGKTFYSAEEAIIALNEKRANLHAWVKIKAQVLEGGVLQNKIVETTVGRILFNEFVPKQCGFVNVLLTKKNLKDVIGLVLTTTNIPTTVNFLDNIKELGYRQAFRGGLSFNIDDLIIPDFKEKLLNEALQEVENVWQTFNQGLITNNERYNQIIDIWTRVDTRITEGLMKEISSAKQGFNSVYMMLDSGARGSKQQIKQLAGMRGLMAKPRKSGSTGGEIIENPILSNFKDGLNVLEYFISTHGARKGLADTALKTADAGYLTRRLVDVAQDVIINAEDCGTLRGLTTAALKEGEDVIESLYDRIVGRTALQDIVDPVTGELLAEEGILINEATAKRIEESSIEEVEIRSVLTCELSRGVCAKCYGRNLSNNKPAQLGDAVGIIAAQSIGEPGTQLTLRTFHTGGAAANVASDSNMQAKFDGRLEFDSIRTVKQEAEDGTVRNVVIVRTGEVSIIDEAERVLITNNIPYGSILNVKDGQKIKKGDVICSWDPYNNVIVSEFKGKVKYEDIIEGITYREEIDEQKGHIDKVTIESRDKKRVPAILITDEKGKEIASYSMPVGSHIIANDGDEVKPGTILVKIPRILSKVRDITGGLPRVQELFEARNPSNPAKVSEIDGQVTFGKVKRGNREITITSKDGVQKKYLVSLTKHILVQDGDFVKAGMPLSDGSITPSDILTIKGPNALQAYLVNEIQEVYRLQGVRINDKHIEVIVRQMMSNVLIEDAGDTKFLEGETVNKFEFISQNDNIFDKKVVTDAGDSANIQAGQIVTMRQIREENSTLKRNDRKVLEYRDALPATASPLLQGITKSSLGVESWISASSFQETTKVLNRAAISGAVDNMAGLKENVIVGHKISAGTGVRTFQNIAVANKKEYERAVRKAALAADEEDEY, from the coding sequence ATGCCTTTTAAAAAGGATAACAAAATTAAAGCTGATTTTAGCACAATCACAATCAAATTAGCCTCACCAGATGTAATCTTAGAACGTTCGTTTGGAGAAGTAAAAAAACCAGAAACCATTAACTACAGAACATACAAACCAGAAATGGAAGGTTTGTTTTGTGAAAGAATCTTCGGACCATCAAAAGACTATGAATGCTATTGTGGAAAATACAAGAGAATTAGATACAAAGGTATTGTTTGTGATAGATGTGGCGTTGAGGTAACTGAGAAGAAAGTAAGACGTGAGCGTATGGGACACATCAAATTAGTGGTACCAGTTGTTCATATATGGTATTTCAAATCTTTACCAAATAAGATAGGATACATGTTAGGCTTATCTTCAAAAAATTTAGAGTCTATCGTATATTATGAAAGATTTGCAGTAATCCAACCAGGTATCTTAGAAGAAGGTATTACAATAAATGGAGAAAAGAAAACGTATAAAGTATTAGATTTAATAACTGAAGAAGAATACTTAGACGTTTTAGAAGCATTACCAAAAGACAACCAACACCTACCAGACGAAGACCCAAATAAGTTCATAGCAAAAATGGGTGGCGAAGGCGTAAGAGACTTATTAGCAAGAATTAATTTAGTTGCATTAGCTGCTGATTTGAGACACAGAGCATCAAATGAGTCTTCAAAACAAAGAAAATCAGAAGCATTAAAAAGATTAAGCATTGTAGAAGCATTCAGAGAAGCGAACGAACATACAGAAAATAGACCAGAGTGGATGATCGTACAATATTTACCAGTAATTCCACCAGAATTACGTCCATTAGTTCCATTAGATGGTGGTAGATTTGCATCTTCAGATTTAAATGACTTATACAGAAGAGTAATCATCAGAAATAATCGTTTAAAAAGATTAATAGATATTAAAGCACCAGAAGTTATTCTTAGAAACGAAAAAAGAATGCTTCAAGAAGCAGTAGATTCATTATTTGATAATTCAAGAAAATCTAATGCAGTAAAAGCAGATGGTGGTCGTGCATTAAAATCATTATCAGATTCATTAAAAGGAAAACAAGGTAGATTCAGACAAAACTTATTAGGAAAACGTGTAGATTATTCAGGTCGTTCAGTAATCGTTGTTGGACCAGAACTTAAATTACACGAGTGTGGATTACCAAAAGATATGGCAGCGGAATTATTCAAACCGTTCATTATCAGAAAATTATTAGAAAGAGGTATCGTAAAAACTGTAAAATCTGCAAAAAAATTAGTAGATAAAAAAGAAGCAGTAGTTTGGGATATCTTAGAAAATGTAATGAAAGGACACCCAGTTTTATTAAACCGTGCCCCAACTTTACACAGATTATCAATACAAGCATTCCAACCAAAATTAATAGAAGGAAAAGCAATACAATTACACCCATTAGTTACTACAGCATTCAATGCTGACTTTGATGGTGACCAAATGGCAGTACACGTACCATTGAGTAATGCAGCAATATTAGAAGCTCAAATTTTAATGTTAGCATCTCACAATATCCTAAATCCACAAAACGGAACACCAATGACCATTCCATCACAAGACATGGTACTTGGATTATACTATCTAACAAAAGGTAGAAAAACAGTTGGTGATGATATCGTAAAAGGCGAAGGAAAAACTTTCTATTCTGCAGAAGAAGCAATAATTGCATTAAACGAAAAGAGAGCAAACTTACATGCTTGGGTAAAAATTAAAGCACAAGTATTAGAAGGTGGTGTATTGCAAAATAAAATTGTTGAAACAACAGTAGGTAGAATTTTATTCAACGAATTTGTACCAAAACAATGTGGTTTTGTAAACGTACTACTTACAAAGAAAAACTTAAAAGATGTAATTGGATTAGTACTTACAACAACAAATATACCAACAACAGTAAATTTCTTGGATAATATCAAAGAATTAGGATACAGACAAGCATTTAGAGGTGGATTATCATTCAATATTGATGACTTAATTATTCCTGATTTCAAAGAGAAATTATTGAATGAAGCACTACAAGAAGTAGAAAATGTATGGCAAACATTCAACCAAGGTTTAATTACAAACAATGAAAGATATAATCAGATAATTGACATCTGGACACGTGTGGATACAAGAATTACAGAAGGATTAATGAAAGAAATTTCTTCTGCAAAACAAGGATTCAACTCAGTGTACATGATGCTTGATTCTGGTGCCAGAGGTTCTAAACAGCAAATTAAACAGTTAGCTGGAATGAGAGGCTTGATGGCAAAACCAAGAAAATCAGGCTCAACAGGTGGTGAGATTATCGAAAACCCAATCTTATCTAACTTTAAAGATGGATTGAACGTATTAGAATATTTCATTTCTACGCACGGTGCAAGAAAAGGTCTAGCAGATACAGCGTTAAAAACAGCAGACGCAGGTTACCTTACAAGAAGATTAGTAGACGTAGCACAAGATGTAATCATCAATGCTGAAGACTGCGGAACGCTTAGAGGCTTAACAACAGCAGCACTAAAAGAAGGAGAGGACGTAATAGAATCATTATATGATAGAATTGTAGGCAGAACAGCATTACAAGATATCGTAGATCCAGTTACTGGAGAATTATTAGCAGAAGAGGGAATATTAATTAACGAAGCAACAGCGAAGAGAATTGAAGAATCTAGCATAGAAGAAGTAGAAATTAGATCTGTACTTACATGTGAGTTAAGTAGAGGTGTTTGTGCAAAATGTTACGGACGTAACTTATCAAACAATAAACCAGCTCAACTTGGAGATGCAGTAGGTATTATCGCAGCACAGTCAATTGGAGAGCCAGGAACACAGCTTACATTACGTACATTCCACACGGGTGGTGCAGCAGCAAACGTTGCTTCAGATTCTAACATGCAAGCTAAGTTTGATGGTAGATTAGAGTTTGATAGCATTAGAACTGTAAAACAAGAAGCAGAAGATGGAACAGTAAGAAATGTAGTAATTGTAAGAACAGGTGAAGTAAGTATTATTGATGAGGCAGAAAGAGTATTAATTACAAACAATATACCATATGGTTCTATTCTTAATGTAAAAGATGGTCAGAAAATAAAAAAAGGAGACGTTATCTGTTCTTGGGATCCATACAACAATGTAATCGTATCAGAGTTTAAAGGAAAAGTAAAATACGAAGACATCATTGAAGGTATCACTTATAGAGAAGAGATAGATGAGCAAAAAGGTCACATTGATAAAGTAACTATCGAGTCGAGAGATAAGAAAAGAGTACCAGCTATATTAATTACAGACGAAAAAGGTAAAGAAATTGCATCATATTCAATGCCAGTAGGTAGCCACATCATTGCAAATGATGGCGATGAGGTAAAACCAGGTACAATATTGGTAAAAATTCCTAGAATTTTAAGTAAAGTAAGAGATATCACGGGTGGTCTTCCAAGAGTACAAGAGTTATTCGAGGCAAGAAATCCATCAAATCCAGCAAAAGTTTCTGAAATCGATGGTCAAGTTACATTCGGAAAAGTAAAAAGAGGTAATAGAGAAATCACAATTACATCAAAAGATGGCGTTCAAAAGAAATACTTAGTTTCATTAACAAAACACATCTTAGTACAAGATGGAGACTTTGTAAAAGCAGGTATGCCATTATCAGACGGTTCAATTACACCATCAGATATTCTAACAATAAAAGGACCAAATGCATTACAAGCATATTTAGTAAATGAAATTCAAGAGGTTTATAGATTACAAGGTGTAAGAATCAATGACAAACACATCGAAGTAATTGTTAGACAAATGATGAGTAATGTATTGATTGAAGATGCAGGAGACACAAAATTCTTAGAAGGAGAAACTGTAAATAAATTTGAGTTTATTTCTCAAAACGATAATATTTTTGACAAAAAAGTAGTTACAGATGCAGGCGATTCTGCAAATATCCAAGCAGGACAAATTGTTACAATGCGTCAAATCAGAGAAGAAAACTCAACACTAAAACGTAATGACAGAAAAGTACTAGAGTATAGAGATGCATTGCCAGCAACAGCAAGCCCATTGTTACAAGGTATTACAAAATCATCTTTAGGTGTTGAAAGCTGGATATCAGCATCATCATTCCAAGAAACAACAAAAGTATTAAATAGAGCAGCAATTAGTGGTGCGGTAGATAATATGGCAGGCTTGAAAGAGAATGTAATTGTAGGACATAAAATTTCTGCAGGTACAGGTGTGAGAACATTCCAAAATATTGCAGTAGCAAATAAAAAGGAATATGAACGTGCAGTAAGAAAAGCAGCACTTGCAGCTGATGAGGAAGATGAATACTAA
- the radC gene encoding DNA repair protein RadC, whose protein sequence is MYNGSDNLTIKYWAEEDRPREKLLLKGKESLSDAELLAIIIGSGNRTLSAVSLCQQILASCKNDLALLSKKSIVDLMSFSGIGEAKAISIVAALELGKRKQYLPAKDIIQIKCSNDIFMVMCPLLSDLYFEEFWIITLNKNNRIIRKIKLSSGGISGTVVDYKMIFNYAFQDAASSMILVHNHPSGNVEPSEPDKIITKNIVSAAKLLEITILDHLIVAGEKYFSFADEGIINI, encoded by the coding sequence ATGTACAATGGTTCAGATAATCTTACAATAAAATATTGGGCTGAAGAAGATAGACCAAGAGAGAAATTATTACTCAAAGGCAAAGAATCTCTTTCTGATGCTGAGTTGTTAGCTATAATTATTGGTTCTGGCAATAGAACCCTAAGTGCTGTTTCGTTGTGTCAGCAAATTTTGGCTAGTTGTAAAAACGATTTGGCGCTTCTGTCTAAGAAAAGTATTGTTGATTTAATGTCATTTTCTGGTATTGGCGAAGCAAAGGCAATTAGTATAGTAGCTGCTTTAGAACTTGGCAAGCGAAAACAATATTTGCCTGCAAAAGATATTATTCAGATAAAATGTTCTAACGATATTTTTATGGTGATGTGCCCACTTCTTTCTGATTTGTATTTTGAGGAATTTTGGATTATTACTTTAAATAAAAACAACAGAATCATTAGAAAAATAAAACTGAGTAGTGGTGGTATTTCTGGAACTGTTGTAGATTATAAAATGATTTTTAATTATGCGTTTCAAGATGCTGCTTCGTCTATGATTCTTGTACACAATCATCCATCTGGAAATGTAGAACCTAGTGAGCCAGATAAAATAATTACGAAAAATATTGTTTCTGCTGCAAAGCTTCTAGAAATTACTATTTTAGACCATCTCATTGTTGCTGGTGAAAAATATTTTAGTTTTGCTGATGAAGGTATAATTAACATCTAA
- a CDS encoding choice-of-anchor J domain-containing protein, with protein MIKITTINRILMSIALLTTLSITSCKKDNFDEPPHEITDPNIANTTIAELRSLFTSGNPITVTDDIIIGGVVTADDRTGNFYKQFIIQDSTGAIPVLVNKSGLYTDYPVGRKVYIKCNGLVLGQYGNNKQLGGYIDYTGAQPSVGEIQSALVNNYIVKGPMVTPIVPRKISSFAQLNLTTDQSILIELDPVSFDDASAGVPYANIVTEQSLSRTILDCEGNEFLVRTSNFSTFANTNTPAATEKVSIIGIYSVYRTDKQFAIRDINEVATSTTTCPAVPVEVVLFSENFNGVSTSGNLAISGWTNFSTAGTKYWYGTGSSTNKNARVSAYNSGQTSNVAWLITPSINLDGSTGETLNFRTNIYQPAGATILEVLYSSDYSGSGNPSTATWNVLGSVPNVTTAWSAATPISLNSISGNIYIAFRYTGGDPGNTTQYNIDDVSVSYFE; from the coding sequence ATGATAAAGATTACAACAATCAATCGTATTTTAATGTCAATAGCTTTATTGACTACATTATCTATTACATCATGTAAAAAAGATAATTTTGATGAACCACCACACGAAATTACAGATCCAAATATTGCCAATACTACAATAGCAGAATTAAGATCATTGTTTACAAGTGGCAATCCAATTACGGTAACAGATGATATTATTATTGGTGGCGTAGTAACTGCTGATGACAGAACAGGTAATTTCTATAAGCAATTTATAATACAAGACTCAACAGGAGCTATTCCAGTTTTAGTAAACAAATCTGGCTTATATACAGACTATCCTGTTGGTAGAAAAGTTTATATAAAGTGTAATGGTTTAGTATTAGGTCAATATGGCAACAATAAGCAATTAGGTGGTTATATAGATTATACAGGAGCACAACCTTCGGTAGGCGAAATACAAAGTGCATTAGTAAACAATTATATTGTAAAAGGACCAATGGTTACACCAATTGTACCAAGAAAGATAAGCAGTTTTGCACAATTAAATTTAACTACAGACCAATCTATTTTAATAGAATTAGATCCTGTTTCTTTTGATGATGCTTCTGCTGGAGTACCTTATGCAAATATTGTAACAGAACAATCTTTAAGTAGAACAATTTTAGATTGTGAAGGAAATGAATTTTTAGTAAGAACAAGTAATTTCTCTACTTTTGCTAATACAAACACACCAGCAGCAACCGAAAAGGTAAGCATTATAGGCATATATAGCGTTTATAGAACAGATAAACAATTTGCAATAAGAGATATTAATGAAGTAGCGACATCTACAACAACATGTCCTGCAGTACCAGTAGAAGTAGTTTTATTTTCTGAAAACTTTAATGGAGTATCTACATCTGGAAATTTAGCTATTTCAGGTTGGACAAACTTCTCAACGGCAGGAACAAAATATTGGTATGGAACAGGATCGTCTACTAACAAAAATGCCCGCGTAAGTGCTTATAATTCAGGACAAACATCAAATGTTGCATGGCTTATAACACCGTCTATTAATTTAGATGGTTCTACAGGAGAAACATTAAACTTTAGAACAAATATATATCAACCTGCAGGCGCTACAATCTTAGAGGTATTATATTCTTCAGACTATTCTGGTAGTGGAAATCCATCAACAGCTACATGGAATGTATTAGGCAGTGTTCCAAACGTTACAACAGCTTGGTCTGCGGCAACACCAATATCATTAAATAGTATTTCTGGTAATATATATATTGCATTTAGATACACAGGTGGTGATCCTGGAAATACAACTCAGTATAATATTGATGATGTAAGCGTGAGTTATTTTGAATAA
- a CDS encoding DUF3467 domain-containing protein: protein MENNNQNQINIELPEDIAEGEYSNLAIITHSNQEFVLDFVRVAPGVPKAKVKSRIVLTPQHAKRFMKALMENVKKFEQLHGEIKENDQVSIPLNFGNPTTQA from the coding sequence ATGGAAAATAACAATCAAAATCAAATAAACATTGAACTTCCTGAAGATATTGCAGAAGGAGAATACAGCAACTTAGCAATCATTACACATTCTAATCAAGAGTTTGTACTAGATTTTGTAAGAGTAGCACCTGGCGTACCAAAAGCAAAAGTAAAATCAAGAATAGTACTTACACCACAACATGCAAAAAGATTTATGAAAGCATTGATGGAAAATGTAAAAAAGTTTGAACAATTGCATGGCGAAATTAAAGAAAACGACCAAGTTTCTATTCCATTAAACTTTGGTAATCCAACCACACAAGCATAG
- a CDS encoding DMT family protein, producing MKTIVLLIISNTFMTYAWYGHLKQSNLSMPKAILISWLVAFFEYCFMVPANKIGYQSFSVFQLKIIQEVVSIVVFVLFAYFMFQEKLKLNYGLAFLCLLMAVYLVFKK from the coding sequence ATGAAAACTATCGTTCTTCTAATCATTTCTAATACATTTATGACTTATGCATGGTATGGACATCTAAAACAAAGCAACCTATCAATGCCCAAAGCAATACTAATCAGTTGGCTAGTTGCGTTTTTTGAATACTGTTTTATGGTACCAGCAAATAAAATTGGCTATCAGAGTTTTTCTGTTTTTCAATTAAAAATTATACAAGAAGTAGTATCTATTGTTGTATTTGTATTATTTGCCTATTTTATGTTTCAAGAAAAACTAAAATTGAACTATGGATTAGCATTTTTATGTTTATTGATGGCAGTTTATTTAGTTTTTAAAAAATAA
- a CDS encoding 30S ribosomal protein S20: MAHHKSAQKRIRQTAKRRLENRYYGKTTRNAIRKYMALTEVSEAQAQMGNVISMVDKLAKRNQIHKNKASNIKSKIMLHLNNMKK; the protein is encoded by the coding sequence ATGGCACATCATAAATCGGCACAAAAAAGAATTAGACAAACGGCAAAACGTAGATTAGAAAATCGTTATTATGGAAAAACGACAAGAAATGCTATTAGAAAATATATGGCATTGACTGAAGTTTCTGAGGCACAAGCTCAAATGGGTAATGTAATTTCTATGGTGGACAAATTGGCTAAAAGAAATCAAATTCACAAAAATAAAGCATCAAACATCAAGTCTAAAATCATGTTGCATTTGAATAACATGAAAAAATAA
- a CDS encoding nucleotide pyrophosphohydrolase — MTIQEAQNTVDNWIKTYGVRYFSELTNMAILTEEVGEVARIISRQYGEQSFKQSDNDKNLADELADVLFVLICIANQTGVNLTDALQKNLDKKTKRDKERHKNNQKLK; from the coding sequence ATGACAATACAAGAAGCACAAAACACAGTAGATAATTGGATAAAAACGTATGGCGTTCGTTATTTTTCGGAGCTAACCAATATGGCAATTCTTACTGAAGAAGTAGGAGAAGTAGCCAGAATAATTTCTAGACAATATGGAGAACAATCGTTTAAACAAAGTGATAATGATAAAAATCTTGCAGATGAACTTGCAGATGTGTTATTTGTTCTTATCTGTATTGCCAACCAAACTGGCGTAAATCTAACAGATGCTTTGCAAAAAAATCTTGATAAAAAGACAAAAAGAGATAAAGAAAGGCATAAAAACAACCAAAAACTGAAATAA
- a CDS encoding SDR family NAD(P)-dependent oxidoreductase translates to MSKTIFITGATSGFGKATAKKFAENNWNIIITGRRKEKLKQLQQEIEEKFKVNVCVLCYDVRNLPEVQQAISSLTDNWKKIDVLLNNAGLAAGRGPIQDGSYDDWEQMIDTNVKGLLYMTKEVAPLMIARNEGHIINVASLAGWEAYGGGNVYCGTKHAVRAISRSSRIDLLPHNIKVSVISPGAADTEFSLVRFKWDEEKANAVYDGYKPLQAEDIANSIYFIATQPAHVNIEEIFILPTAQATSNIIQKS, encoded by the coding sequence ATGTCAAAAACAATATTTATAACAGGAGCCACATCAGGATTTGGAAAAGCAACAGCAAAAAAGTTTGCAGAAAATAATTGGAATATTATTATTACAGGAAGAAGAAAAGAGAAACTTAAACAGTTACAGCAAGAAATTGAAGAAAAATTCAAAGTAAATGTTTGTGTTCTATGCTATGATGTTCGCAATCTTCCAGAAGTACAACAAGCTATAAGTTCATTAACAGACAACTGGAAAAAAATAGATGTATTATTGAACAATGCAGGTTTGGCAGCAGGAAGAGGACCAATACAAGATGGCAGCTACGATGATTGGGAACAAATGATAGATACCAATGTAAAAGGCTTATTATACATGACCAAAGAAGTAGCACCATTAATGATAGCCAGAAATGAAGGACACATCATAAATGTTGCCTCATTAGCTGGATGGGAAGCATATGGTGGCGGCAATGTATACTGTGGCACCAAGCATGCTGTTCGTGCTATTTCTCGAAGCTCAAGAATAGATCTATTACCACACAATATTAAAGTATCTGTCATTTCACCTGGTGCAGCAGATACAGAATTTAGCTTAGTACGCTTTAAATGGGACGAAGAAAAAGCAAACGCAGTATATGATGGCTACAAACCATTGCAAGCAGAAGACATTGCAAACTCTATCTATTTCATAGCCACACAACCAGCACACGTTAATATCGAAGAAATATTTATTCTACCAACTGCCCAAGCAACATCAAATATTATTCAAAAATCTTAG